Genomic window (Sphingosinicella microcystinivorans):
CGATGCCGTCCACCGGGATCTTCTCGCCGGGGCGCACGCGCAGCCGGTCGCCGATGGCGATGTGGCCGATGTCCACATCCGCCTCGCTGCCGTCCGGCGCAATGCGCCGCGCGTGCTTCGGCGCGAGGCCGAGCAGCGCGCGGATCGCCTTGCCCGTCGCGGCGCGGGCGCGCAGCTCCAGCACCTGCCCGAGCAGGACGAGCGCGACGATCACCGCCGCCGCCTCGAAATAGACGGGCACCTGCCCGTGCATCGTGCGCAGGCTTTCCGGGAACAGGCCGGGCGCGAGCGTCGCGACGACGCTGTAGGCGTAGGCGACGCCGACGCCGAGGCCGATGAGCGTGAACATGTTGAGGTTGCGCGTGCGGACCGACGCGATCGCCCGCTCGAAGAACGGCAGGCCCGCCCACAGCACCACCGGCGTCGCCAGCGCGAGCTGGACGAACACCAGCGTCCGCATCGGCATCAGGTGCCAGCCGAGCATGTCCGTGCCCATCGCCAGCACGAACAGCGGCAGCGCCAGCACGGCGGCGACCCAGAGGCGGCGGGTGAAATCGACGAGTTCCGGGTTGGGCGCGTCATCGAGCGAGGGCGCTTCCGGCTCCAGCGCCATGCCGCAGATCGGGCAGGTGCCCGGCCCCGGCTGCCGCACCTCCGGGTGCATCGGGCAGGTCCACATGGTGCCGGGCGCAACGGATGCCGGGTCGACCGGCGGCGCGGCGTGATGGCCGTGATGATGATGATGATCGTGATGCTTGCAGCAATCGGCCACGGGATTCTCCTATTGCCGCACAGATTGAACCTTCACACCATGTCAAGGTCAAGCCCCCTTGACCTTATCATAATGTCAAGGTGCAGAAGCCCCCGCCATGACCGGACTCTCCCTCTCGCGGCGTGCGCTGATCGGCGGCATCGGCGCTTCGGCCTTGTTCCCCGCATGGGCGCGCAGCGGCACGCCCGGTATCGGAGCCACACTGTCAGGCCCGGAAATCCGGCTGAACGTCGGCCACACGTCCTTCACCGTCGGCGGGCGCACCGGCCATGCCGTGACGGTGAACGGCACGCTGCCCGCGCCGCTCATCCGTCTGAAAGAGGGGCAGACAGCGCGGCTGATCGTGACCAATCATCTTGACGAGGACACCTCCATCCACTGGCACGGGCTGCTGCTGCCGTTCCGGATGGACGGCGTGCCGGGCATCAGCTTCCCCGGCATCGCGCCGCATTCGCGCTTCACCTACGAATTCCCGGTCATCCAGTCCGGCACCTACTGGTATCACAGCCATTCGAACCTCCAGGAGGCGATGGGCCATTACGGCCCCATCGTCATCGACCCGGCGGAGGCCGACCCGGTCGCCTACGACCGCGAGCACGTGATCGTGCTTTCGGACTGGAGCTTCATGCACCCGCACGCGATCATGCGGAAGCTGAAGCAGGACCCGGAGTTCTTCCGCCGCGACAACCCCAACCTCGCCGAGCTTCTCGCGGGCAAGGGCCAGAGCCTGAAGGAACGGCTGGAGTGGGGCGCCATGCGCATGAGCCCCGCCGACATTTCGGACGTGACCGGCGCGACCTACACCTATCTCGTCAACGGCCACGGACCCGAGGAGAACTGGACCGGGCTGTTCACCCCCGGCGAGCGGGTGCGGCTGCGCATCATCAACGCCTCGGCGATGACCATCTTCAACGTGCGCATTCCGGGCCTCCCCATGACCGTGGTGAACGCGGACGGCGAGAACGTGCGGCCCGTCGAGACGGACGAGATCCAGATCAGCGTCGCCGAGACCTATGACGTGATCGTGACGCCGGGGGACGCCGCCTGGACGCTCGCCGCCGAGAGCATCGACCGCTCCGGCATGGTGCGCGCGACGCTCGCGCCGCGCACGGGCATGAGCGCGCCGGTGCCGAAGCTGCGCGAGCGCCCGGCGCTGACCATGAAGGACATGGGCCACGGGAGCGGCGATTCCGGGGGCGGCGACCACGCCGCGATGGGCCATTCGATGAAGATGCGCGATCCCGAAAACGCGGCGCGCGCGGGCGTGAAGCTGAACCCCGGCGTCGACATGATCGCGCCGATGCCGGTGGACCGGGTGGGCGACCGCGGCCTCGGCCTCGAGGACGCGACGCACCGCGTGCTCGTCTACACCGATCTCGTCGCGCTGGCGCCGAACCCGGACACGCGGCCGCCCTCGCGCAGCCTCGAAATCCACCTGACGGGCAACATGGAACGCTACATGTGGTCGTTCGACGGCGAGCAGTTCAGCCCCGTGACCGAACCGTTCCGCTTCGAGCGGAACGAGCGCGTGCGCGTGACGCTGGTGAACGACACGATGATGGCGCACCCCATCCACCTGCACGGCCATTTCTTCGAGGTGGTGAACGGCCACGACGGCCACCATCCGCGGAAGCACACGGTGAACGTGCTGCCGGGCGGCAAGCTCTCCTTCGACCTCACCGCCGACGCGCCCGGCGACTGGGCCTTCCACTGCCACCTCCTGATGCACATGCACCTCGGCATGTTCAACGTGGTGACGGTGCGGCCGCTCGATGGTGAAGGAGACGCGGCATGAAGCGGCTTCTCGCCCTCCTTCTGATCGGCGCGGCCGGCCCCGCGCTCGCGCAAGGACAGCAGGATCATCCGCAGCACGGCGCGCACGATCACGCCGCGCATCAGGCGGCCCCGACAGCTGCGGACGATCCGCACGCGGGCCATGTCATGCCACAAGCGGACGACCCCCATGCCGGGCACGTCATGCCGCAGGCGGCCGACCCACATGCCGGACATACGATGCCGTCGGCGGACCCTCACGCCGGACATGGTGTGGCGCCCTCCAGCCCTGCTATCCCGAAAGGCCCGCCGCCCGCCGCCGCGAGCAGCGGCCCCGCCCACGCTGCCGATGCCGCGTTCGGCGCCGACACGATGGCCGCCGCGCGCGCCGCGCTCTACAGGGAGACGGGCGGCATGACGGTGAGCAAGACCATCGTCGACCGGCTGGAGGCCGGGTTCGGGCAGGGCCACGAGACCTATTTGTGGGACGTGCAGGGCTGGATCGGCCGCGACATCGACAAGTTCTGGTGGAAGACCGAGGGCGAAGGCGCATTCGGCGGCACGCTCGAATCCGCCGAGGTGCAGGCCCTGTGGAGCCGCGCCATTGGCCCGTTCTTCGATGTGCAGGCGGGCGTGCGCTACGACATCCGCCCGGAGCCGGACCGCGCCCACGCGGTGATCGGCGTGCAGGGTCTCGCGCCCTACAAGTTCGAGGTCGACATCGCCGCGTTCATCTCCACGAAGGGCGACGTGACGGCGCGCATCGAGGCCGAATACGACCAGCGGCTGACGCAGAGGCTGATCCTGCAACCGCGCGTCGAGGCGGAGCTTTCCGCGCAGGACATCCCCGAATACGGCATCGGCGCGGGGCTTGTCGGCATCGAGGCGGGCGCGCGGCTCGGCTACGAATTCACGCCGCAGTTCCGGCCCTACGCGGGCGTCGAATGGCACCGCAAGGTCGGCGACACCGCCGACTTCGCGCGCGCAGCGGGCGAGGACGTGGACGCGGTGCGCTGGCTGGTGGGCGTGCGCGCCTGGTTCTGACGCGGCGGTTTCAGGCCGGAAGCTGCGTGCGCCAGACGACACGCCAGCCGTCTGCGCGGCGGGCAAGCACCAGCGCTTCGCGCCCCGACGTCTCGTGGCGCTCGCCCTCGCTTTCCCCTGCGCTTTCCACCCCGCTTTCCCACGCCATGTCCCAGCCGTATTCGACGACCGCCGTGTCGCCGCGCAGGGTAACGGCATGGTCCCGCGCCGCGAAACGCGCGATCCTGCTGCGCGACATGAATTCGCGGTAGCTCTCCACGGCCGAAGCGAGACCTTCGACGCGCCCGCCGCCCGGCGCCGCCATCACGACGTCCTCCGCGAGATAGGCCGCGAGGTCTTCGAACCGCCGCTCCAGCCAGCAGCGGTCCATCGCAGCGACGAAGGCGGCGAGATCTTCGGCCATGCCGCCATTCTGGCCTTTTTCCCGGGCGGCGGGAAGCCCACCGTGCCGGCCGACACCTCCGATACTGTCGGCAGATTTTACAATTTTCGGATGGAAAATTTCAAGACCGCCGCATTTGCGACCGCTTTGCAAGTGGCACGGCGATTGCATGGTTAACGGCCTCAGGCTGTTGCTTTGCTTCGGAGAAAAAAATGAACATGCTGAAAGTCGCCGCTGCGACCGCCCTGCTGGGCATCACCGCTTTCGCCGCCCCCGCCAACGCCGGTCTCGTTTTCACGGTCGATCACGGCGGCTCCGCTCTCAACGTCGACACGAGCGGCTGCCTCGGCTGGTGCGACGTCACCGCCGACCTCGCGTTCGGCGGCGATTTCACGTTCACGCTCGAAGAGGGCAACGACTACACCTTCACCTTCGGCGAGATCACGCCGAGCGGCGTCGGCGCGGGCCACGCCACGTTCACCGCGACGCTGGCGTTCTTCGAGCCGATCGCCGGCTCCGCCTCGTCGGGCGGCGAAGCCTATTACGTGACCGCCGGCGGCGTCATCACCGGCGGCTGGCTGATCTGGGACGACGTTCCCCCGATCATCACCGCGGACGGCTCCGAGTTCACCGTGGACTTCCAGGACCTGTCGGGAATCGACTTCTTCGCACCGATCGGCGTGAAGGCCACGGTCAAGGCGATCAAGGTCGTCGAAACCGTCGACGTGCCGGAACCGGCCATGCTCGGCCTGTTCGGCCTCGGCCTTGTCGCCCTCGGCGCGGCACGCCGCCGCAAGGCCGCGTAAGCCTTCCAAGACTTCGTCACGCAAAGGCGCCGCCGGGGACCGCTCCGGCGGCGCTTTTCGTTTCCGCGCTGCGGCATTGTGTCCGAAAGCGCGCGCCGCTCGCAAATTCGCGGCCGACCTGCTATCTTCGCGGCATGTCCACCCCCGCCCCCTTCAGCTACGCGATCGAGATCAACCCCGCCGACATCGACTTCATGGGGCACGTGAACAACGCCAGCTACCTGAAGTGGGTGCAGGACGCCGTGCTGAGCCACTGGCAGCGCTTCGCGCCCGCCGAGGCGGTCGCCGCGCACCTGTGGGTGGCGCTGAAGCACGAGATCACCTACCGCCGCCCGACCTTCCTCGACGACGAGGTGATCGCCACCGTGCTCCTCGAAAAGGTGCAGGGCGCGCGGGCCTTCTACGAGACGATCATCAAGCGCGGCGAGGAGGTGCTCGCCGAGGTGAAATCAAGCTGGTGCTGCCTCGACGCCGAAACGCTGCGCCCGGCGCGGCTCGCGCAGGGCGTCATCGACCGGTTCTTCGGGCGGGACTGAACCCTAGATCTCGATCCGCGAGAAGCCCTCGCGCAGCGTCCGGCTCCACGCTTCCGACATCGCCGTGAACGCCGGGTCGCCCGGCTCGAAGCGATGCGCTTCGGAGATCCTGAAATCGTCCTTGCACAGCACGGTGAGGTCAAGCGGCATCCCCACCGAGAGGTTCGAGCGCAGCGTCGAATCCATCGAAAGCAGCAGCGCCTTGCGCGCGTCGTCGATCGGCATGTCCTTCCTGACGACGCGGTCGAGGAT
Coding sequences:
- a CDS encoding copper resistance system multicopper oxidase; protein product: MTGLSLSRRALIGGIGASALFPAWARSGTPGIGATLSGPEIRLNVGHTSFTVGGRTGHAVTVNGTLPAPLIRLKEGQTARLIVTNHLDEDTSIHWHGLLLPFRMDGVPGISFPGIAPHSRFTYEFPVIQSGTYWYHSHSNLQEAMGHYGPIVIDPAEADPVAYDREHVIVLSDWSFMHPHAIMRKLKQDPEFFRRDNPNLAELLAGKGQSLKERLEWGAMRMSPADISDVTGATYTYLVNGHGPEENWTGLFTPGERVRLRIINASAMTIFNVRIPGLPMTVVNADGENVRPVETDEIQISVAETYDVIVTPGDAAWTLAAESIDRSGMVRATLAPRTGMSAPVPKLRERPALTMKDMGHGSGDSGGGDHAAMGHSMKMRDPENAARAGVKLNPGVDMIAPMPVDRVGDRGLGLEDATHRVLVYTDLVALAPNPDTRPPSRSLEIHLTGNMERYMWSFDGEQFSPVTEPFRFERNERVRVTLVNDTMMAHPIHLHGHFFEVVNGHDGHHPRKHTVNVLPGGKLSFDLTADAPGDWAFHCHLLMHMHLGMFNVVTVRPLDGEGDAA
- a CDS encoding copper resistance protein B, which gives rise to MKRLLALLLIGAAGPALAQGQQDHPQHGAHDHAAHQAAPTAADDPHAGHVMPQADDPHAGHVMPQAADPHAGHTMPSADPHAGHGVAPSSPAIPKGPPPAAASSGPAHAADAAFGADTMAAARAALYRETGGMTVSKTIVDRLEAGFGQGHETYLWDVQGWIGRDIDKFWWKTEGEGAFGGTLESAEVQALWSRAIGPFFDVQAGVRYDIRPEPDRAHAVIGVQGLAPYKFEVDIAAFISTKGDVTARIEAEYDQRLTQRLILQPRVEAELSAQDIPEYGIGAGLVGIEAGARLGYEFTPQFRPYAGVEWHRKVGDTADFARAAGEDVDAVRWLVGVRAWF
- a CDS encoding YybH family protein, producing the protein MAEDLAAFVAAMDRCWLERRFEDLAAYLAEDVVMAAPGGGRVEGLASAVESYREFMSRSRIARFAARDHAVTLRGDTAVVEYGWDMAWESGVESAGESEGERHETSGREALVLARRADGWRVVWRTQLPA
- a CDS encoding PEP-CTERM sorting domain-containing protein, coding for MNMLKVAAATALLGITAFAAPANAGLVFTVDHGGSALNVDTSGCLGWCDVTADLAFGGDFTFTLEEGNDYTFTFGEITPSGVGAGHATFTATLAFFEPIAGSASSGGEAYYVTAGGVITGGWLIWDDVPPIITADGSEFTVDFQDLSGIDFFAPIGVKATVKAIKVVETVDVPEPAMLGLFGLGLVALGAARRRKAA
- a CDS encoding acyl-CoA thioesterase, which encodes MSTPAPFSYAIEINPADIDFMGHVNNASYLKWVQDAVLSHWQRFAPAEAVAAHLWVALKHEITYRRPTFLDDEVIATVLLEKVQGARAFYETIIKRGEEVLAEVKSSWCCLDAETLRPARLAQGVIDRFFGRD